The proteins below come from a single Candidatus Binataceae bacterium genomic window:
- a CDS encoding ABC transporter permease: MIRAIILTLGKEFRLIGRDRVGLFMMLVAPIAVIAAAGFSLANVYGGRASESTKYPITVVDEDRGTVGSAIVKALTQASSLELIGAANRDEAEALVRMRRAAVLAIIIPPDTTDALAQGKNPKLLVYSDPVRYIQSAKIELMLAQLCRGISSTASGDARGQLASAAGNLRDQLQQARAAAENARAESARFSALSDKERERIAAHLKKEVDDSIADARAMVSASINSAMNRLKSQVDAATAADETKIAELKKYFAQLQTAEAQFRDWLAKLQSLAGKHASDIPPPPTFPEPPPDLASFNPPSIDLKSYRAQFERAIAIPAPPIELPPTPKLPQIQIPEIPHVAALDATVPGTLGFVEIDRQGREVDAGGGFNAFDLQVPGFAVTFLLIGMLMGVSLALLDERDWGTLERLRSVAAPFSATLAGKLLARFVVGFIQMVILFAAGWALFDVSLGSAPLALMLPAAAIAFAGAGFGLVVAGIGGTRDAVLPVGAIVIMTMAAVGGCWWPIDFEPHWMRVMAVGLPTTWTMQAFNDLIIRRLPAETAVLPSLVVIAFGLVYLAAGVALSNRRFS; this comes from the coding sequence ATGATACGCGCGATTATTCTCACCCTCGGTAAAGAGTTCCGCCTGATCGGACGCGATCGGGTCGGGCTCTTCATGATGCTCGTCGCGCCAATCGCGGTTATAGCCGCCGCGGGGTTCTCGCTCGCAAATGTCTATGGCGGCAGAGCGTCGGAATCGACGAAATATCCGATTACCGTTGTCGACGAAGATCGCGGCACGGTCGGCAGCGCGATCGTCAAGGCCCTCACGCAAGCCTCGTCGCTCGAGCTGATCGGCGCCGCAAATCGCGACGAGGCCGAAGCGCTGGTGCGGATGCGCCGCGCGGCCGTGCTCGCGATCATCATCCCGCCGGATACCACCGACGCACTCGCGCAGGGCAAGAATCCCAAACTGCTCGTTTACAGCGATCCGGTCCGCTACATCCAGAGCGCGAAGATCGAGCTGATGCTAGCGCAGCTCTGCCGCGGGATAAGCTCGACTGCGTCCGGCGACGCGCGCGGCCAGCTCGCGAGCGCGGCGGGCAATCTGCGCGATCAGTTGCAGCAGGCGCGGGCGGCCGCGGAGAACGCTCGCGCGGAGTCCGCCAGGTTTTCCGCGCTGAGCGACAAGGAGCGCGAGCGAATCGCGGCTCATCTCAAAAAAGAAGTTGACGACTCGATCGCCGACGCGCGCGCGATGGTCAGTGCATCGATCAACTCCGCGATGAATCGGCTCAAGTCGCAAGTCGATGCGGCCACGGCCGCCGACGAAACTAAAATCGCCGAGCTCAAGAAATACTTTGCGCAGCTCCAGACCGCCGAGGCGCAGTTCCGCGATTGGCTTGCCAAGCTGCAATCGCTGGCGGGTAAGCATGCCAGCGATATCCCGCCGCCGCCGACGTTTCCCGAACCTCCGCCCGATCTCGCGTCGTTCAATCCGCCTTCGATCGATTTGAAGAGCTATCGCGCGCAATTCGAGCGTGCGATCGCGATTCCGGCGCCGCCGATCGAATTACCGCCGACGCCCAAGCTGCCGCAGATTCAAATCCCGGAGATTCCGCATGTCGCAGCGCTCGATGCGACGGTTCCCGGCACGCTCGGCTTTGTGGAGATAGATCGACAGGGACGCGAGGTGGACGCGGGTGGCGGCTTCAACGCCTTCGACCTGCAAGTGCCGGGATTCGCCGTCACGTTCTTGCTGATCGGGATGCTGATGGGCGTGTCGCTCGCGCTGCTCGACGAGCGCGACTGGGGCACGCTCGAACGCCTGCGCTCGGTCGCGGCGCCATTCTCCGCGACGCTCGCCGGCAAGTTGCTCGCGCGCTTCGTCGTGGGATTTATCCAGATGGTGATCCTGTTTGCCGCGGGATGGGCGCTGTTTGACGTATCGCTTGGCAGCGCGCCGCTCGCGCTGATGCTGCCGGCCGCGGCGATTGCGTTCGCAGGTGCGGGGTTTGGCCTGGTCGTTGCCGGGATCGGCGGCACGCGCGACGCCGTGCTGCCGGTCGGCGCGATCGTGATCATGACGATGGCGGCGGTCGGCGGATGCTGGTGGCCGATCGATTTCGAGCCTCACTGGATGCGCGTGATGGCGGTCGGGCTGCCGACGACGTGGACGATGCAGGCCTTCAACGATCTGATCATCCGGCGGCTGCCGGCGGAAACGGCCGTGCTGCCATCGCTCGTCGTGATCGCATTCGGCCTCGTGTACCTCGCCGCGGGCGTGGCCCTGTCCAACCGCCGCTTCTCCTGA
- the moaC gene encoding cyclic pyranopterin monophosphate synthase MoaC translates to MAGIKKITTRGAARLTHLDERGRVRMVDVGEKPITRREAIARGRVTMAPATLDAIIGGKLKKGEALAAARIAGIMAAKRTHETIPLCHQIPLEAVEVEFMPDRKRSTLEIEARAVTESKTGVEMEALVAVGAAALTIYDMAKAMDRAMQIDAIRLVRKSGGRSGDFIRPGENEWPRG, encoded by the coding sequence ATGGCCGGCATCAAAAAAATAACCACTCGCGGCGCCGCACGCCTGACGCATCTCGACGAGCGCGGCCGGGTGCGGATGGTCGATGTGGGCGAGAAGCCGATCACGCGGCGCGAGGCGATCGCGCGCGGCCGGGTTACGATGGCGCCGGCGACGCTCGACGCGATTATCGGCGGCAAGCTGAAAAAGGGCGAGGCGCTCGCCGCCGCGCGCATCGCCGGGATCATGGCGGCCAAGCGCACGCACGAGACCATCCCGCTCTGTCATCAGATTCCGCTCGAGGCGGTCGAAGTAGAGTTCATGCCCGATCGCAAACGCTCGACACTCGAAATCGAGGCGCGCGCCGTGACCGAGTCGAAGACCGGCGTCGAGATGGAAGCGCTGGTCGCGGTCGGCGCGGCGGCACTCACGATCTACGATATGGCGAAAGCCATGGACCGCGCGATGCAGATCGACGCGATCCGGCTGGTGCGCAAGAGCGGCGGCCGCAGCGGCGACTTTATCCGGCCCGGCGAAAACGAATGGCCGCGGGGGTGA
- a CDS encoding YCF48-related protein → MVRNIALGRWITAAFVLVALALGGCHREVAMPPLVERNIRPTDKFFDVWPTSPTRAYIVGDRGKVLLTEDAGKTFTRLKSGTDVGLFAIQMTDDQNGYLSGQDGLIMRTRDGGKSWERVNSRTKQYLFSLSFADTNHGMIVGDRSVVLSTTDGGETFFKRQLQRIFPPEMQDSAVQYEEPKLYGVKMIDPMHAWIVGELGRIWGTSNGGQTWQEEQSSLINQWQRAAAVGEDPRLREFSLPTFFSVSFRDQKHGAACGLEGWVIQTDDGGSTWRFAPQETNDGKPDTAVPGALIFPARDPLFAVNLYGGNQGMATGLTGTVLKEQPDNAWAHDTSFPNIPVPLSQVRFFDAMHGWVVGYGVILYTEDGGKTWRFCQG, encoded by the coding sequence ATGGTGAGGAACATCGCTCTTGGCCGCTGGATCACAGCGGCGTTCGTGCTTGTCGCGCTTGCGCTCGGCGGATGCCATCGCGAAGTCGCGATGCCGCCGCTCGTCGAGCGCAATATCCGCCCCACTGACAAGTTCTTTGACGTATGGCCGACGAGCCCGACGCGCGCCTATATCGTCGGCGATCGCGGCAAGGTTCTCCTTACCGAGGATGCGGGCAAGACCTTCACGCGGCTCAAAAGCGGCACCGACGTCGGCCTCTTCGCGATCCAGATGACTGATGATCAGAACGGGTATTTGTCAGGCCAGGACGGCCTGATCATGCGCACGCGCGATGGCGGCAAGAGCTGGGAGCGCGTCAATTCGCGCACCAAACAGTATTTGTTCAGTCTCTCGTTCGCCGACACCAATCACGGAATGATCGTCGGCGATCGCTCGGTCGTGCTGAGTACCACAGACGGCGGTGAGACGTTCTTCAAGCGGCAATTGCAGCGGATTTTCCCGCCCGAGATGCAGGACTCCGCCGTTCAGTACGAAGAGCCGAAGCTTTACGGCGTCAAGATGATCGATCCGATGCACGCGTGGATCGTCGGCGAGCTCGGACGTATCTGGGGCACGAGCAACGGCGGACAGACCTGGCAGGAGGAACAATCCTCGCTCATCAATCAGTGGCAACGCGCGGCCGCCGTCGGGGAGGATCCGCGGCTGCGCGAGTTCAGCCTGCCGACGTTCTTTAGCGTGTCGTTCCGCGATCAAAAGCATGGCGCCGCCTGCGGCCTCGAAGGATGGGTTATCCAGACTGACGACGGCGGCAGCACGTGGCGCTTCGCTCCGCAGGAGACCAACGACGGCAAGCCCGACACCGCAGTGCCTGGCGCGCTGATATTTCCCGCGCGTGATCCTTTGTTCGCGGTCAATCTCTATGGCGGAAACCAGGGGATGGCGACGGGCCTGACCGGCACGGTGCTCAAAGAGCAGCCCGACAACGCATGGGCGCATGACACTTCCTTTCCCAATATCCCCGTGCCGCTCAGCCAGGTGCGATTCTTCGACGCGATGCACGGCTGGGTCGTCGGCTACGGCGTCATTCTGTATACCGAGGACGGCGGCAAGACCTGGCGTTTCTGCCAGGGCTAG
- a CDS encoding YceI family protein produces MLHRIQVRRLLILLIATLAATSPGAALAMMYHYRMDPKASAVSVSVKEPASGFGGYAEGVFKIIDGEVAFDSDNPANGTVSLILDASSYHSNKEERDHAVSDTLDADKYPTIRFESTGLSNTTRSSDTDGSATVNGDLTLHGRSLPLSFPVSVEITSDASKLVAEGEVTFKYTDWGIKPPTIFFFSAGDEASISFHITATRVTN; encoded by the coding sequence ATGCTGCATCGAATCCAGGTCCGCCGCCTACTGATTTTGTTGATCGCCACTCTGGCAGCAACCTCGCCAGGCGCCGCGCTCGCGATGATGTATCACTATCGCATGGATCCGAAGGCGAGTGCGGTAAGCGTGTCAGTCAAGGAGCCGGCCAGCGGGTTCGGCGGCTACGCCGAAGGAGTATTCAAAATTATCGATGGCGAGGTTGCTTTCGATTCCGACAACCCGGCAAACGGAACAGTGAGCTTGATCCTCGACGCGAGCAGCTATCACAGCAACAAGGAGGAACGCGACCACGCCGTCTCGGATACGCTCGACGCGGATAAGTATCCCACGATTCGCTTCGAAAGTACGGGGCTGTCCAACACCACCAGGAGTTCGGATACCGACGGCTCGGCAACCGTCAACGGCGACCTGACCCTCCACGGACGGTCACTGCCACTGAGCTTTCCAGTCAGCGTCGAAATCACGAGCGATGCATCGAAGTTGGTCGCCGAAGGCGAAGTCACCTTCAAATACACAGACTGGGGCATAAAACCGCCAACCATCTTCTTCTTCAGCGCCGGCGACGAAGCCTCAATCTCATTCCACATCACCGCGACACGCGTCACGAATTAG
- the trxB gene encoding thioredoxin-disulfide reductase, which translates to MADDINKVVILGSGPAGLTAALYTARANLSPIVIEGEEPGGQLTITTEVENYPGFEKGVQGPEMMEIFRRQVERFGTKFITGHVSAVRFGSKPLELDVEGKVVKSHSVIIATGATAKLLGIESEKRLMGYGVSACATCDGAFFKNKEALVVGGGDTAMEEATFLTRFCSKVAIVHRRDSLRASKIMQDRARKNPKIGFIWDSTIDEIFGDPKDGVSGARLRNVKTNQTTDVKTDAVFMAIGHKPNTDIFKGVLDMDELGYLKVKPGSTYTNAVGVFAAGDVADKVYRQAVTAAGTGCMAAIDAERWLEANLAE; encoded by the coding sequence ATGGCAGACGACATCAACAAGGTTGTGATTCTGGGTTCGGGACCGGCCGGGCTGACGGCGGCGCTTTATACCGCGCGCGCGAACCTTTCGCCGATCGTGATCGAGGGCGAGGAGCCGGGCGGCCAGCTTACGATCACAACCGAAGTCGAGAATTATCCGGGCTTCGAAAAAGGCGTGCAGGGCCCCGAGATGATGGAAATCTTCCGCCGCCAGGTGGAGCGCTTCGGGACCAAGTTCATCACCGGCCACGTGAGCGCCGTGCGCTTCGGCAGCAAGCCGCTCGAGCTCGACGTCGAGGGCAAGGTCGTCAAATCTCATTCCGTGATTATCGCGACCGGTGCGACCGCTAAGCTGCTCGGCATCGAATCCGAAAAGCGCCTGATGGGTTACGGCGTGAGCGCCTGCGCGACCTGCGACGGGGCGTTCTTCAAGAACAAGGAAGCGCTGGTCGTTGGCGGCGGCGACACCGCGATGGAAGAGGCGACGTTCCTGACGCGCTTCTGCTCGAAGGTGGCGATCGTGCATCGGCGCGACTCGCTGCGCGCCTCGAAGATCATGCAGGATCGCGCGCGCAAGAATCCGAAGATCGGCTTCATCTGGGATTCGACGATCGACGAAATCTTCGGCGATCCCAAGGACGGCGTGAGCGGCGCGCGCCTGAGGAACGTCAAGACGAATCAGACGACCGATGTCAAAACCGACGCGGTTTTTATGGCAATCGGGCACAAGCCCAACACCGACATCTTCAAGGGCGTTCTCGACATGGACGAGCTTGGCTATCTCAAGGTTAAGCCGGGTTCGACGTACACCAATGCCGTCGGTGTTTTCGCAGCGGGTGACGTCGCGGATAAAGTTTATCGGCAGGCGGTGACCGCGGCGGGCACCGGATGCATGGCGGCGATCGACGCCGAGCGCTGGCTCGAGGCAAATCTTGCCGAGTAG
- a CDS encoding ABC transporter ATP-binding protein: protein MKAPTFEKTSIRAEGLRKAFGTRVAVDGVSITVRAHELVGLLGPNGAGKTTTLSMLSGVLKPDTGSVSIAGLDLDRNPLAARRQLGLVPQSIALYPALTAAENLAFFGKIQGLAAAQSSTRTRNLLEAVGLADRAADAVEGFSGGMKRRLNLACGMIHSPEVLLLDEPTVGVDPQSRGRIFDVVVDAAAHGAAILYSTHYMEEVERICTRVILIDHGRTVADGTAAELIAQAGSSPRVDVRTREALEPGWANGIGRAVNFDDGARFGASLELDDLDRVPEVMRRAERAGGEVLEVHVHRPNLQDAFLKLTGHALRDAP, encoded by the coding sequence ATGAAGGCTCCCACTTTCGAGAAGACTTCCATCAGAGCCGAAGGCTTGCGCAAGGCTTTCGGCACGCGCGTCGCGGTCGATGGCGTATCGATCACGGTGCGTGCGCATGAGCTTGTCGGTCTGCTCGGACCCAACGGCGCCGGCAAAACGACCACGCTCTCGATGCTGTCGGGGGTCCTGAAACCCGACACTGGCAGCGTATCGATCGCGGGCCTCGATCTCGACCGCAATCCGCTCGCGGCGCGGCGCCAGCTTGGTCTCGTGCCGCAATCGATCGCGCTCTATCCCGCGCTCACGGCAGCGGAGAACCTCGCATTCTTCGGTAAGATCCAGGGCCTGGCCGCGGCGCAATCGTCCACGCGAACCAGAAACCTGCTCGAAGCCGTAGGGCTTGCCGATCGTGCCGCCGATGCGGTCGAGGGATTTTCCGGCGGGATGAAGCGCCGCCTCAATCTCGCCTGCGGCATGATTCACTCGCCCGAGGTGTTGCTGCTCGACGAGCCGACCGTTGGAGTTGACCCGCAGTCACGCGGACGGATCTTCGACGTCGTCGTCGATGCGGCGGCGCACGGCGCCGCGATTCTCTACAGCACTCACTACATGGAAGAAGTCGAGCGTATCTGCACGCGCGTGATCCTGATCGATCACGGGCGTACCGTCGCCGATGGCACCGCCGCGGAATTGATCGCGCAGGCAGGCAGCTCGCCGCGTGTCGATGTGCGCACGCGCGAGGCGCTCGAACCCGGATGGGCAAACGGCATCGGCAGGGCGGTCAACTTCGATGACGGTGCGCGATTTGGCGCGTCGCTCGAACTCGACGATCTCGACCGGGTGCCCGAAGTGATGCGCCGCGCTGAGCGCGCCGGCGGCGAGGTCCTCGAAGTCCACGTTCATCGCCCGAATCTCCAGGACGCGTTCCTCAAACTGACCGGCCACGCCCTCCGCGATGCACCGTAA
- a CDS encoding VOC family protein, whose product MPVLQLERLDHFGIEVADLARAERFYTETLGLKVVTRFGDQILLDCDGQNLALFEVHRAPLSATERLDRIAHPLGKGHHAFRIGRDHFVHARESLSAAGVEVANKIDWGDHDCLYFLDPDGNLLELVSYR is encoded by the coding sequence ATGCCTGTCTTGCAGCTCGAGCGGCTCGATCATTTCGGAATCGAAGTCGCAGACCTCGCGCGCGCCGAGCGTTTTTACACTGAGACGCTCGGTCTGAAAGTCGTGACGCGGTTCGGCGATCAGATCCTGCTCGATTGCGATGGGCAGAACCTCGCGCTTTTCGAAGTGCATCGCGCGCCGCTCAGCGCGACGGAGCGACTCGATCGCATCGCGCACCCTCTCGGCAAGGGTCATCACGCGTTCCGCATCGGCCGCGATCATTTCGTGCACGCGCGCGAGTCCCTTTCGGCCGCGGGCGTCGAAGTGGCCAACAAGATCGACTGGGGCGATCACGACTGTCTTTATTTTCTTGACCCGGACGGAAACCTGCTCGAACTTGTTAGCTACCGCTGA
- a CDS encoding MMPL family transporter — translation MVWYRFGEWILRRRFLVLGIVGAMTAFFGYFAAQTRLVTSFGDLLPQDHPFIQTAHKYQQFFGSVNNVTILVEAKEGSIYKADIIKKIVKMTRDMDLVYGIQHGSIRSLATASYLRPLADGVLLNTPLIPADELPKTDEQLQDLRSNVHKNPGVVYGRFVSLDDKAARIDGSFLESRLDYRRIFDETRSIVVDPNKSDDIQIYVGGSPILYGWVYHYTPQVFKIFLATVLAVWILLYLYFRDWRGALRPTISGVICAIWGLGFINLIGFGLDPLVLVIPFLITARAVSHSVQMHDRYYEEYFRLRNKEQAILSAFSELFVPSLSGILTDAFGVLVILLVPVLFLQKLAITASFWIAAIIVSELLLNPIVYYYLDPPHLEVIEKREHGAFKRLLQSIAGGMLKPTGRAITALGTIGVVLLCAFFWTGLKVGDPSSQEPILWPNSPYNRAMAAIQDQFGAVEQFVVVAELVNPAALTDPHLYHVMDEYQRYIELDPSVGGTFSVADLLSNGGSAVQEFQPKWNVLPTTVRGTGQLLGGLLAGSSPLSTAYIITPRRDATQVTVLCKDRQGENIQRIVARTERFFAEPAHHVEGVQFKLAAGIIGELAAANQEIIDNDLRLNVLAFATIFIIVLVTYRSFMAGLYLLFPLALANAAINAYMGAHDIGININTLPVVTVGVGFGIDYSIYIVSRIIEELALGKELREATYNALITSGKAVAFTALTLVASVLFWYWSDIRFDAEMGLLLAVWMFVSMLGAMTILPVMIVTFNPSFIQREKERIIGTRRPDIAQRAVASS, via the coding sequence ATGGTCTGGTATCGATTTGGCGAATGGATCCTGCGGCGCCGCTTCCTGGTGCTCGGGATCGTCGGCGCGATGACCGCATTCTTCGGCTACTTCGCGGCCCAGACGCGGCTGGTCACGAGCTTCGGCGATCTTTTGCCGCAGGACCATCCGTTTATTCAAACCGCGCACAAGTACCAGCAGTTCTTCGGCAGCGTCAACAACGTGACGATCCTGGTCGAGGCCAAGGAAGGCTCGATCTACAAGGCCGATATCATCAAGAAGATCGTCAAGATGACGCGCGACATGGATCTGGTCTATGGGATCCAGCACGGCTCGATACGTTCTCTGGCAACTGCGAGTTATCTGCGTCCGCTGGCCGACGGCGTGCTGCTCAACACGCCGCTCATCCCGGCCGATGAACTGCCGAAGACCGACGAGCAACTCCAGGATCTGCGCAGCAACGTCCACAAGAATCCCGGCGTGGTTTACGGACGCTTCGTCTCGCTCGATGACAAGGCGGCGCGAATCGACGGCAGCTTCCTCGAATCGCGGCTGGACTATCGCAGGATTTTCGACGAGACGCGCAGCATCGTCGTCGATCCAAACAAATCCGATGACATCCAAATCTACGTCGGCGGCTCGCCGATCCTTTACGGCTGGGTTTATCACTACACGCCGCAGGTCTTCAAAATTTTCCTCGCCACCGTGCTCGCCGTCTGGATCCTGCTCTACCTGTATTTTCGCGACTGGCGCGGCGCGCTGCGACCGACGATCTCGGGCGTGATCTGCGCCATCTGGGGCCTCGGCTTTATCAATCTGATCGGCTTCGGCCTCGACCCGCTGGTGCTCGTTATTCCGTTTTTGATCACGGCGCGCGCGGTCAGCCATTCGGTGCAGATGCACGATCGGTACTACGAGGAGTACTTCCGGCTGCGCAACAAGGAGCAGGCGATTTTATCCGCCTTCTCCGAGCTGTTCGTGCCCTCGCTGTCGGGCATCCTGACCGACGCGTTCGGCGTGCTCGTGATTCTGCTGGTGCCGGTGCTGTTCCTGCAGAAGCTGGCGATCACGGCCAGCTTCTGGATCGCGGCGATTATCGTCAGCGAGCTGCTGCTTAATCCGATCGTTTACTACTACCTCGATCCCCCGCACCTCGAAGTCATCGAAAAGCGCGAGCATGGCGCGTTCAAACGCCTGTTGCAGTCGATCGCGGGCGGGATGCTCAAGCCGACCGGGCGCGCCATCACGGCGCTCGGGACAATCGGCGTCGTGCTGCTGTGCGCGTTTTTCTGGACCGGCCTCAAGGTCGGCGATCCTTCGTCGCAGGAACCGATCCTGTGGCCCAATTCGCCGTACAACCGCGCGATGGCGGCAATTCAGGATCAGTTCGGCGCTGTCGAGCAGTTCGTCGTTGTCGCCGAGCTGGTCAATCCTGCCGCGCTGACCGATCCGCATCTCTACCACGTGATGGATGAGTATCAACGCTATATCGAGCTCGATCCTTCGGTCGGCGGGACGTTCTCTGTCGCCGATCTTCTCTCGAATGGCGGATCCGCCGTGCAGGAGTTCCAGCCAAAATGGAACGTGCTGCCGACCACGGTTCGCGGCACCGGGCAGCTCCTCGGCGGACTGCTGGCGGGCTCGTCGCCGCTCTCAACCGCGTACATCATCACACCGCGCCGCGACGCGACCCAGGTCACCGTCCTTTGCAAGGATCGCCAGGGCGAGAACATCCAGCGGATCGTCGCGCGCACCGAGCGTTTTTTCGCTGAGCCGGCGCATCATGTCGAAGGCGTGCAGTTCAAACTGGCGGCGGGAATTATCGGTGAGCTGGCCGCCGCGAACCAGGAGATCATCGACAACGATCTGCGCCTCAACGTCCTGGCCTTCGCGACCATCTTCATAATCGTGCTCGTCACGTATCGCTCGTTCATGGCGGGGCTGTACCTGCTGTTCCCGCTGGCGCTCGCCAACGCCGCGATCAACGCCTACATGGGCGCCCACGACATCGGCATCAACATCAACACGCTGCCGGTCGTTACAGTCGGCGTCGGATTCGGTATCGATTACTCGATTTACATCGTGAGCCGCATCATCGAGGAGCTCGCGCTCGGCAAGGAGCTGCGCGAGGCGACCTACAACGCGCTCATCACGTCGGGCAAAGCGGTGGCGTTCACGGCGCTCACGCTCGTGGCCTCGGTGCTGTTCTGGTACTGGTCGGATATCCGCTTCGACGCCGAGATGGGCCTTCTGCTCGCGGTCTGGATGTTCGTGTCGATGCTCGGTGCGATGACGATCCTGCCGGTCATGATCGTCACCTTCAATCCGTCGTTCATCCAGCGCGAGAAGGAGCGCATCATCGGCACGCGCCGCCCGGACATCGCGCAGCGCGCAGTTGCATCTTCCTAA
- a CDS encoding class I SAM-dependent rRNA methyltransferase, giving the protein MAAGVNASGRARVFLRTGRDGPVRGGNPWIFSQAIARVEPADAAPGTIASIVNSGGDLLGLGYLNLTTTIAVRMLAWGEAPELDALVARRIDAALALRHRVVANDTDCYRLINGDGDGLSGIVVDRYGDTLVVQLLTAGADRMRELLVRELSRVIAPRAIIERSIGAVRKQEGLADRAALLAGDSVGGIVVSENGIRIFVDFEHGQKTGYFLDQRENRNLAGSLAAGATVLDACCYGGGFALAALKGGATGAVAVDTSARALEWAQRNFELNSFDTSHVEFVHDEAARFMAATDRRFDLIVLDPPPLARSRADAERAGRLYVELNALAMRVLAPGGRLLTFSCSAHFRGDDFIRAARIAASKSSRPLRMLAHLGPGRDHPVLLGHAEGEYLTGLLLADLG; this is encoded by the coding sequence ATGGCCGCGGGGGTGAACGCATCCGGCCGCGCGCGCGTCTTTCTTCGCACCGGCCGCGACGGTCCCGTGCGCGGCGGCAATCCGTGGATCTTCTCGCAAGCCATCGCCCGCGTTGAACCGGCTGATGCAGCGCCGGGGACGATCGCGAGCATCGTCAACTCTGGCGGCGATTTGCTCGGCCTCGGCTATCTCAATCTGACAACGACGATCGCGGTGCGGATGCTCGCGTGGGGCGAGGCACCGGAGCTCGACGCGCTAGTTGCACGGCGAATCGACGCTGCGCTCGCGCTGCGGCATCGAGTTGTCGCGAACGACACTGATTGTTATCGCCTCATAAACGGCGACGGCGACGGTCTGTCGGGCATCGTCGTCGATCGTTACGGCGACACGCTCGTCGTGCAGCTCCTCACCGCGGGCGCCGATCGCATGCGCGAGCTGCTCGTCCGCGAGCTGAGCCGCGTGATCGCGCCGCGCGCGATCATCGAGCGCAGCATCGGCGCCGTGCGCAAGCAGGAAGGCCTCGCCGATCGCGCCGCGCTGCTCGCGGGCGATTCGGTCGGCGGCATTGTCGTGTCGGAAAACGGCATCAGGATCTTCGTCGATTTCGAGCACGGCCAGAAGACCGGTTACTTTCTCGATCAACGCGAGAACCGCAACCTAGCTGGAAGTCTCGCCGCCGGAGCGACCGTCCTCGACGCGTGCTGTTACGGCGGAGGCTTCGCGCTGGCAGCGTTAAAGGGCGGCGCGACGGGCGCGGTCGCGGTCGATACGTCAGCGCGTGCGCTCGAATGGGCGCAGCGCAACTTCGAGCTCAATTCCTTCGATACGTCGCACGTCGAATTCGTTCACGACGAAGCCGCCAGGTTCATGGCCGCAACGGATCGGCGCTTCGATCTGATCGTGCTCGATCCACCGCCGCTCGCTCGCAGCCGCGCCGACGCCGAGCGCGCGGGCCGCCTTTACGTCGAGCTCAACGCGCTTGCGATGCGCGTGCTCGCCCCCGGCGGACGCCTGCTGACTTTCAGTTGTTCGGCCCATTTCCGCGGCGACGATTTCATCCGTGCCGCCCGAATCGCCGCCTCGAAATCATCCCGTCCGCTCAGGATGCTCGCGCATCTCGGCCCCGGCCGCGACCACCCCGTGCTTCTCGGCCACGCCGAGGGCGAATATCTCACGGGGCTACTGCTGGCCGACCTCGGCTAG